GGGCCGCCTCGGCCACCTTCGTGATGTTCCGGGCAATCTCGCAGCTTCCCTTGGCCGATTCGGCGACATTACGGCTGATCTCGTTGGTGGTCGCCGTTTGCTCTTCCACGGCGCTGGCGATCGTATTGGAAATGTCGTTGATCTGGTTGATCACGCCGCTGATCTGCTTGATCGCATCGACGGCGCCTTTGGTGTCGTCCTGGATCGCCTCG
This DNA window, taken from Pirellulales bacterium, encodes the following:
- a CDS encoding chemotaxis protein; translation: EAIQDDTKGAVDAIKQISGVINQINDISNTIASAVEEQTATTNEISRNVAESAKGSCEIARNITKVAEAARSTTQGAANTQQAAAELSRMAAELTQLVSRFRYETN